The DNA window CCCCGCTGGAAAATAGTGTGAAATGTTTTGCCCAAAAGTAACGTCTAGACAGAGATATTATTCCTTGAACATGCACACGCATTCTGACAACAGACAAAGCCAACGCTGCAAAAATAGCCTTGACTAACCTCACAGATTGACCGCAGCGAGAAGCAGGAATTGGTCAGTATTAATACCATTCTTTTTGGAACAAATTAGAGACCAATACAGTATACAAACTTGTGACGCCTTGAAATGTGTCCTTTACTAAAACTCAAATGTCACTTTAGACTAGATGGCTAGCTTTGGTTACTAACCTGAAGTGATAACTGGAATTTCTGTTGAAGTTCTTTGCTTTGGTGTAGATGGAAGTGGTTTACCGGCCACTCCACTCGATTCCATGTAGCTGGCCACGGGTGCTGTGTAAAAGCATCCATCTACCCACTTTCTTAAGCTTTTCACTGGGGAATCCAGGACATGGTTTTGAGCTGTAGAGATGAGGATGGCTGAAGGAATAGATTTGGGCAGAGAATGCGTTTGATTTGTCGTATCTACTAAAGATGTGATTATGTTGGGACGTTTGGTATCCTCTCGCGGAGGGCTTTCTCTGTCCCGCGTCGAGTCGGATTCTTTTTTATCCTCTGCTTCATCGATTACACTTATCTTTTCATTGTTCTCTGTCTCGTTCTCTGCAACAAAAACGTTTACGATAAGGCTAAAGTCTCTCCTAGAATTCTGTAAAAATGGAATCCTACCTGATgttatctttttaaaatactGGACAAAAACTATATCTTGAAATAAATACTCGAACTTGTAGTACTTGGGAGTTTAATAAACATTTACCAAGCCCCTTAAGAAAACATTGACTTGTTGTTTCAACTGAAAAGATAGGGATTTGAATTTTATTCTCATTGTCTGCGTTTTTAGAATGGCTGTAGAAGTATTAATAGCCTAGTGTCTTGTTCAATCGTCCCACCCACAATCCAGTGTTTGGAAACTTTCCGGACACCATTAACACATCAAAGACTTAACTCAAAGATTAAAGTGTCTTAAACAAGAACAACATGAAAGATAAGCTAAAGGAAGTCGGGCACGCTGCTCATACCTTGAATATGAACTTTCTCATCGTGATTTTCAGAGGGCTTTTCCTCGTCGTCACTGGTAATATCTAGATCTCCATCGTCATCGATGTCGCTACCATCCACCCCGTCTTTCTTTTCGCCACATCTATTTCTCGGCGACcaagtcattttattttctttcttcagTCTGCGTCTGGCGTTGGCAAACCATGTCGAAACTTGCGTCAGTGTCATCTTTGTCAATATCGCcagcattattttttctccCTTTGTCGGGTAAGGGTTCTTTCTGTGTTCGAAGAGCCACGCTTTTAGTGTGCTTGTCGTTTCTCTGGTCGCATTTTTGCGCCGCGCGCCCGCAGCCGCGAGATCGATAGGAGAAAATCTGCAGGAAGAAACAGAACGTTTGACATGACTGGAAGTTAGAGCCAAGAATAGAGCTATTCAATTCAAAGTGTCCCGCTACAGAATCTTGTCTACTTTATATTGTGAATTGCCAAGCCTTCGCAAAGCACATCGAACTTTACACTTTAATTGCGTTCATGTTGTACAGGCTTGTAACtcaagaaaaacatgacaaatatGAACAGAAACACTTGTAGGAACCATCACGTAAAAGCAACACCAGAGTAATATCGACGTATATGTCGCGGTTGAATTGTACAGGTAGTGGCATTGTGTCGAACGTTCAACGTATTGATGTCTGAGGACAGGCTCTGATGTCTAAAACGATCAGCGCTAATTCGGTTGTACTTACCTTTCTGCAAATCTCGTACAGGCCGGGTGAgtgtgaggatcgaaaccGTGTAGCTCAAACGGCGCGCGAGAGGCCTGTGATAGATACCAAGAGTCCCTCCAAGGCTGAGTCGAATCCTTCATGTCACACGCTCG is part of the Nematostella vectensis chromosome 13, jaNemVect1.1, whole genome shotgun sequence genome and encodes:
- the LOC5513790 gene encoding homeobox protein araucan isoform X1, with amino-acid sequence MADSTTSKLPCSQFGCSYPSQLMLHGAGNSCCDSVRQVHDGMPGHSVCPCQFDRVLQHRVASVPVSVLPRPAFGEAGFSLGSGTGLSAFYSPLARACDMKDSTQPWRDSWYLSQASRAPFELHGFDPHTHPACTRFAERFSPIDLAAAGARRKNATRETTSTLKAWLFEHRKNPYPTKGEKIMLAILTKMTLTQVSTWFANARRRLKKENKMTWSPRNRCGEKKDGVDGSDIDDDGDLDITSDDEEKPSENHDEKVHIQENETENNEKISVIDEAEDKKESDSTRDRESPPREDTKRPNIITSLVDTTNQTHSLPKSIPSAILISTAQNHVLDSPVKSLRKWVDGCFYTAPVASYMESSGVAGKPLPSTPKQRTSTEIPVITSAPSSQSAEKPERRTSGESKETRPRSPVEKVKEEEPAKASFRPPEPRSSEATDYREFDAALALTTLSSR
- the LOC5513790 gene encoding homeobox protein araucan isoform X2, coding for MSSPGQELSNGCLADDRLMLHGAGNSCCDSVRQVHDGMPGHSVCPCQFDRVLQHRVASVPVSVLPRPAFGEAGFSLGSGTGLSAFYSPLARACDMKDSTQPWRDSWYLSQASRAPFELHGFDPHTHPACTRFAERFSPIDLAAAGARRKNATRETTSTLKAWLFEHRKNPYPTKGEKIMLAILTKMTLTQVSTWFANARRRLKKENKMTWSPRNRCGEKKDGVDGSDIDDDGDLDITSDDEEKPSENHDEKVHIQENETENNEKISVIDEAEDKKESDSTRDRESPPREDTKRPNIITSLVDTTNQTHSLPKSIPSAILISTAQNHVLDSPVKSLRKWVDGCFYTAPVASYMESSGVAGKPLPSTPKQRTSTEIPVITSAPSSQSAEKPERRTSGESKETRPRSPVEKVKEEEPAKASFRPPEPRSSEATDYREFDAALALTTLSSR